In a single window of the Marinobacter bohaiensis genome:
- a CDS encoding ABC transporter ATP-binding protein, with the protein MLKLENVTVCYGATVAVDNVSMDVNEGEFVTLIGANGAGKSTTLRAISGLEPVRSGRILFEGEPIQNAAPQDIIRLGIAHCPEGRRVFPQLTVRENLEMGAFRRFDRQGIKTDIDRMLGMFPRLAERIRQSAGTLSGGEQQMLAIARALMSRPRLVMFDEPSLGLAPNFVEQVFKLVSEICEGGTTVLMVEQNAYAALELCDRSYLLSTGEVMLSGTAEEMLANPDIRRIYLGGEAASA; encoded by the coding sequence ATGCTCAAGCTTGAAAACGTAACGGTCTGCTACGGCGCCACCGTGGCGGTGGACAACGTATCCATGGACGTGAATGAAGGGGAGTTCGTGACCCTGATCGGCGCCAATGGCGCCGGCAAGTCCACCACGCTCCGGGCGATCAGTGGCCTTGAGCCCGTGCGCAGCGGCCGCATCCTGTTCGAGGGGGAACCGATCCAGAACGCCGCCCCGCAGGACATTATCCGCCTGGGCATCGCCCATTGCCCGGAAGGCCGGCGGGTCTTTCCCCAACTGACGGTTCGGGAAAACCTGGAGATGGGCGCCTTCCGGCGCTTCGACCGCCAGGGCATCAAAACCGACATCGACCGCATGCTGGGCATGTTCCCGCGCCTGGCCGAACGCATCCGCCAGTCCGCGGGGACGCTCTCCGGCGGCGAACAGCAAATGCTGGCTATCGCCCGGGCCTTGATGTCGCGGCCCCGCCTGGTGATGTTCGACGAGCCGTCCCTGGGTCTGGCGCCGAACTTCGTCGAGCAGGTCTTCAAACTGGTTTCGGAAATCTGCGAGGGCGGGACCACGGTCCTGATGGTCGAGCAGAATGCCTACGCCGCCCTGGAGCTGTGTGACCGGTCGTACCTGCTCAGTACCGGCGAAGTCATGCTCAGTGGGACCGCTGAAGAGATGCTGGCCAACCCGGATATCCGGCGGATCTACCTCGGAGGGGAAGCGGCCAGCGCCTGA
- a CDS encoding ABC transporter ATP-binding protein translates to MNSTTEAVQPGRTVLSLDGITMKIAGLVALDNVTFSIPAGQIVSLIGPNGAGKTTAFNVISGYMPPTAGSVHLFDADITGHSPHSIASRGLVRSFQRTSVFDDQTVFDNLLTAYHLQGRTSLLQSLLRLTAFRKEEAELRTKVEGMLDFLDLRHRADERAGSLSYGEQRILGVGIALAASPKILLLDEPAAGLNPSETDAFKAMIRRIGDSGVTVLLVEHDMHMVMSISDHIVVLNQGRVIAEGDPQAIQTNPDVIEAYLGSGVKHAQA, encoded by the coding sequence ATGAACAGCACGACCGAAGCCGTCCAGCCGGGCCGCACCGTGCTGTCACTGGACGGTATTACCATGAAGATCGCCGGTCTGGTGGCACTGGACAACGTCACGTTCAGCATTCCGGCGGGCCAGATCGTCAGCCTGATCGGCCCCAACGGCGCCGGCAAGACCACCGCTTTCAATGTCATTTCCGGGTACATGCCGCCCACGGCCGGCAGCGTGCATCTGTTCGATGCCGATATCACCGGCCACTCGCCCCATAGCATTGCCTCCCGCGGACTGGTGCGCAGCTTCCAGCGAACCAGCGTGTTTGACGATCAAACGGTGTTCGACAACCTGCTGACCGCCTACCACCTGCAGGGCCGGACCTCACTGCTGCAATCGCTGCTCAGGCTAACGGCCTTCCGCAAGGAAGAAGCCGAACTGCGCACCAAGGTGGAGGGCATGCTGGATTTCCTCGACCTGCGCCATCGCGCCGATGAACGGGCAGGGTCACTGTCCTACGGCGAGCAGCGCATCCTCGGGGTTGGCATCGCCCTCGCCGCCAGTCCAAAGATCCTGCTGCTGGACGAGCCGGCGGCGGGACTGAATCCGTCCGAAACCGATGCCTTCAAGGCCATGATCCGACGTATCGGCGATTCCGGCGTGACGGTGCTTCTGGTGGAGCACGACATGCACATGGTGATGTCGATTTCGGACCATATCGTCGTACTCAATCAGGGCAGGGTCATTGCCGAAGGGGATCCGCAGGCGATCCAGACCAACCCGGATGTCATCGAAGCCTATCTGGGCTCGGGGGTGAAACATGCTCAAGCTTGA